The following are encoded in a window of Thamnophis elegans isolate rThaEle1 chromosome 14, rThaEle1.pri, whole genome shotgun sequence genomic DNA:
- the EIF2AK1 gene encoding LOW QUALITY PROTEIN: eukaryotic translation initiation factor 2-alpha kinase 1 (The sequence of the model RefSeq protein was modified relative to this genomic sequence to represent the inferred CDS: inserted 1 base in 1 codon; deleted 2 bases in 2 codons) — protein sequence MWRRKAAFSVGGARLPRVAPLGFPEEEAGAEPPFDDSDWPSEFRGANGSQKLMNIKSSFANQLLLVSLLEHLCHLYAQDPTHSRRLFQLLCKTFTQMGLLSDFAVCEEFSSLRLQHNRAITELMKAANKQIHKEEVGLGDSYGNRENEILFEAQTSRYVNEFDEISRLGKGGYGTVYKVRNKLDGQFYAIKKILIKKATKRDCMKVLREVKVLAQLQHPNIVGYHTAWMEHVQPPCPKGGLVLDLPSLKMSSEPGNSEDQSCIQELEDSSIIFANQTPEDSIGRDSRGSEGNLYTLPPGTYGSSSGNETSNASRNNGNQPSILRCCDENGDHANGNEPCSDEDSQKEIPSPQPCMTEYHLMLHIQMQLCETSLCDWIAARNDVCLRATDASNPYHHVEKHWTLKXFQELLEGVYYIHNNGVMHRDIKPRNIFLQGPNHHVKIGDFGLACRDIIEEDTTQLLSAENNYAFIHTSGVGTCLYASPEQLQGSHYDFKSDMYSLGVILFELFQPFGTEMERTKVLMGLRRGSLPLTFCGKWPIQARYVKLLTSDASSRRPTALQLLESELFHNSANVICALQQKVMKQEEEIKLLKEKIKLLLQERDERDRIKPLGSPV from the exons ATGTGGCGGAGGAAGGCCGCCTTCAGCGTCGGCGGGGCCCGGTTGCCGCGGGTTGCCCCGCTCGGCTTCCCCGAGGAAGAGGCCGGAGCCGAGCCGCCCTTCGACG attctgACTGGCCCTCCGAATTCCGGGGTGCAAATGGTTCCCAGAAATTAATGAACATCAAGTCCTCCTTCGCCAATCAGCTCCTGCTGGTTTCACTGCTGGAGCATCTTTGCCACCTCTATGCTCAAGATCCGACGCATTCGAGGCGATTGTTTCAGT TGCTCTGTAAAACATTTACTCAGATGGGCCTGCTGTCCGATTTCGCCGTCTGTGAAGAATTCAGCAGTTTGCGACTGCAGCATAATCGAGCCATTACCGAACTAATGAAAGCAGCCAACAAGCAGATACACAAAGag GAAGTTGGTCTTGGTGATTCCTACGGAAACAG ggAGAACGAAATCCTCTTTGAAGCACAGACATCTCGTTACGTTAATGAATTTGATGAGATTTCGAGGCTTGGGAAAGGAGGCTACGGAACAGTATATAAG GTCAGGAATAAACTCGATGGTCAGTTCTACGCGATTAAAAAAATCCTGATTAAGAAAGCCACCAAACGAGATTGCATGAAG GTCCTACGGGAAGTGAAAGTCTTGGCTCAGCTGCAGCATCCTAATATTGTAGGTTACCACACGGCTTGGATGGAACATGTTCAACCACCATGTCCAAAAG GCGGCTTAGTCTTGGATCTTCCGTCTCTCAAAATGTCTTCGGAGCCAGGAAATTCCGA ggaCCAGAGTTGCATTCAAGAATTGGAAGACAGTTCCATCATCTTTGCCAATCAGACTCCGGAGGACTCTATTGGCAGAGATTCTAGAGGAAGCGAAGGGAATCTTTACACGCTCCCTCCTGGAACCTACGGCAGCAGTAGTGGCAATGAGACGAGCAACGCATCGAGGAACAACGGAAACCAGCCCTCGATCCTACGTTGCTGCGATGAAAATGGGGACCACGCCAATGGGAACGAACCTTGTAGCGACGAAGACTCACAAAAGGAGATACCTTCACCCCAGCCTTGTATG aCCGAATATCACCTGATGCTTCACATCCAAATGCAACTGTGCGAGACCTCATTGTGCGACTGGATTGCCGCCAGAAATGATGTGTGTCTAAGAGCAACAGATGCCTCTA atccTTACCATCATGTCGAGAAGCATTGGACCTTAA ATTTCCAGGAGCTGCTGGAAGGAGTGTACTATATCCACAATAATGGAGTCATGCACCGCGACATTAAA CCCCGCAATATCTTTCTCCAAGGACCTAACCACCACGTGAAAATAGGGGACTTTGGGTTAGCCTGTAGAGATATCATAGAGGAAGATACAACCCAACTGCTAAGTGCAGAGAATAATTATG CATTCATCCATACCTCCGGAGTGGGCACTTGCCTGTATGCTTCACCTGAACAACTCCAAGGCTCTCATTATGATTTCAAG TCTGATATGTACAGTTTGGGCGTCATCCTGTTTGAACTCTTCCAGCCGTTTGGAACAGAAATGGAGAGGACAAAAGTTCTGATGGGCTTAAGACGGGGCAGCCTCCCGCTCACTTTTTGTGGGAAGTGG CCAATACAGGCCAGATACGTGAAGCTGCTGACCAGCGACGCCTCATCGCGCAGACCGACGGCCCTCCAGCTGCTGGAAAGCGAACTCTTCCATAATTCAGCAAAT GTCATTTGCGCTCTTCAGCAGAAAGTGATGaagcaagaagaagaaatc aaacTGCTGAAAGAAAAAATTAAGCTACTGTTACAAGAgagggatgagagagacagaattAAGCCACTCGGCTCTCCTGTTTAA
- the ANKRD61 gene encoding LOW QUALITY PROTEIN: ankyrin repeat domain-containing protein 61 (The sequence of the model RefSeq protein was modified relative to this genomic sequence to represent the inferred CDS: inserted 3 bases in 3 codons; deleted 1 base in 1 codon) — MKKSAKATPSDVAAHHDHHPLHLAVTIGCHHLIPDLLKRGARIEDXDESGQTALHLASKTLXQEAVQMLLCCGARVNSTTPMTRETPLHLAVQTSSCKXGVVLAAGGKCVELLLMSGADVSMKDWKGQGALHHACRNGREDIINLLLNYGADVNTLTLQAESCLFLFLEKAANLKAANILWKLLSLSYPLKLTNSEGRLPQLLDDAYWEPLKDMLLQLSSQVWSLQDICKFNILKVYGGNARYWLKETMPIELWDSIYTSQEFSYASKIVERIFDGGRRQSEVRERPWDASLLLLFLLSVIPGLWQGPLFLGR, encoded by the exons ATGAAGAAGAGCGCCAAGGCCACGCCCAGTGACGTGGCTGCCCACCACGATCACCATCCTCTCCATCTGGCTGTAACCATCGGGTGTCATCACCTCATCCCCGACCTGCTGAAGCGGGGGGCAAGAATAGAGG CGGACGAAAGCGGCCAAACGGCTCTTCACCTCGCCTCCAAAACCC AACAAGAAGCCGTTCAGATGTTACTCTGCTGTGGGGCTCGGGTGAACTCCACCACTCCAATGACCCGAGAGACGCCGCTCCATCTGGCCGTCCAGACCTCCTCCTGCA GCGGCGTTGTCCTAGCGGCCGGCGGGAAGTGCGTGGAGCTCCTGCTGATGAGCGGAGCCGACGTGAGCATGAAAGATTGGAAAGGCCAGGGAGCTCTTCATCACGCTTGCCGAAAC GGCCGAGAAGACATCATTAACCTCCTCCTCAATTACGGGGCGGACGTGAACACCTTAACGTTGCAAGCGGAGTCCTGCCTTTTCCTGTTCCTGGAAAAAGCGGCCAATCTCAAGGCAGCCAACATTCTCTGGAAGCTGCTGAGCCTCTCCTACCCTCTGAAGCTCACCAACTCTGAGGGCCGTCTCCCCCAACTGTTGGATGACGCTTACTGGGAGCCGCTGAAGGACATGCTCCTCCAACTCTCTTCCCAAGTGTGGTCCTTACAGGATATCTGCAAATTCAACATCCTGAAGGTCTACGGAGGAAACGCGAGATATTGGCTCAAAGAGACGATGCCCATCGAGCTGTGGGATTCCATCTACACGAGCCAAGAGTTTTCGTACGCTTCGAAAATCGTTGAGAGGATCTTCGACGGCGGGCGTCGCCAGTCCGAAGTAAGAGAAAGGCCCTGGGAtgccagcctcctcctcctcttcctcctgagcGTGATTCCCGGGCTGTGGCAGGGCCCGCTTTTCCTGGGACGGTAA